Proteins encoded in a region of the Oscillospiraceae bacterium MB24-C1 genome:
- a CDS encoding DHH family phosphoesterase produces MRQKNRLYRPVFYLMLFELAAVSLAALYFNITYFYTVVSISLLSLGLALIYMLRADREVDRFVTQIGQEISKMQTDTLVSLPMPVMVADDKGELLWYNDYCRTHLFTEGERYGHPISEILGEIDSEDGCFSIEFKDRSYTVYSARSTRGSGKNLTSEAGRSLFVYYLCDDTDLKCDAAQYWASRPSMMAIMIDSLDEALQDAKENERSQLMAQVEYVIEQFVGDHDGFVIKTDRDRFFAVIEERHMPGIVEKRFALLDRVRALSSVDKIPVTLSIGVARNVDSYPEGEQAARQALDMAQGRGGDQAAVKTPSGYDFYGGVSKGIEKRTKVKTRIVATALAELINSSSNVIIMGHKFADLDSLGAAVGLLRPIRQMGKPAVIAINRSRNLVNTLIERLEKNGYENSFLNPFDIMDTITPNTLLIIVDTHLEHVLESSEIYRACKNVAIIDHHRRMVGYIDNAVIFYHEPYASSASEMVTELIQYFGDKHRITRVEAEALLAGIMLDTRNFVIRTGVRTFEAAAYLRRQGADTVEVRKLFSSSMEFYQRRARVVSSAEIYHRCAIATATAMSENIKLVAPQAADELLNISGVDASFVLYEYDDGISISARSMGKMNVQVIMEALGGGGHQTMAATQIPDISMEDARQKLLEAIEDYTQQNHIA; encoded by the coding sequence ATGAGACAAAAAAATAGGCTTTATCGGCCTGTCTTTTATCTAATGCTGTTTGAGCTGGCTGCGGTTTCGCTGGCGGCGTTGTATTTTAATATTACCTATTTTTATACTGTGGTGTCCATTTCTTTGCTTTCGCTTGGTTTGGCACTGATTTACATGCTTCGAGCCGACCGCGAGGTCGATCGCTTTGTCACCCAGATTGGTCAAGAAATCAGCAAAATGCAGACCGACACGCTCGTGTCGCTGCCCATGCCGGTTATGGTGGCAGATGATAAGGGGGAGCTGCTTTGGTATAATGACTACTGCCGTACGCACCTGTTTACTGAGGGTGAGCGCTACGGTCATCCTATTAGCGAAATTCTCGGCGAGATCGACAGCGAGGACGGCTGTTTTTCTATTGAGTTTAAAGATCGTTCTTACACTGTTTATTCGGCCCGTAGCACTCGTGGTAGCGGCAAAAATCTAACATCGGAGGCCGGACGTTCGCTATTTGTCTATTACCTGTGCGACGACACTGACTTAAAATGCGACGCGGCACAATACTGGGCGTCACGCCCCTCGATGATGGCCATCATGATAGACAGTCTCGATGAAGCACTACAGGATGCCAAAGAAAATGAGCGTTCTCAGCTGATGGCACAGGTCGAATATGTTATTGAGCAGTTTGTCGGTGACCACGACGGCTTTGTCATAAAGACTGATCGCGACCGGTTTTTTGCGGTTATCGAGGAGCGGCACATGCCCGGTATTGTCGAAAAGCGCTTTGCGCTGCTCGACCGTGTACGTGCGCTTTCAAGTGTGGATAAAATCCCGGTGACGCTGTCGATTGGCGTTGCAAGAAATGTTGATTCATATCCCGAGGGCGAACAAGCGGCGCGTCAAGCGCTGGATATGGCGCAGGGCCGCGGCGGTGATCAGGCCGCTGTCAAGACGCCTAGCGGCTACGATTTTTACGGCGGCGTTTCTAAGGGTATTGAAAAACGCACCAAGGTCAAGACTCGCATTGTTGCAACCGCGCTGGCCGAACTGATCAACTCAAGCTCCAATGTTATTATTATGGGGCACAAGTTTGCAGATCTGGACAGCCTGGGTGCTGCGGTCGGCCTGTTGCGGCCGATTCGCCAGATGGGTAAGCCGGCTGTAATCGCCATTAATCGCTCGCGCAACCTTGTTAATACACTGATTGAGCGCTTAGAGAAGAACGGCTACGAAAATAGCTTCTTAAACCCGTTTGACATTATGGATACCATTACCCCCAACACGCTGCTCATCATTGTGGACACGCATCTTGAACACGTGCTGGAATCTTCTGAGATTTACCGCGCGTGTAAAAATGTCGCCATCATCGACCATCACCGCCGCATGGTGGGCTATATCGACAACGCGGTTATTTTTTATCATGAACCCTATGCGTCCTCAGCTTCTGAAATGGTGACCGAACTGATACAGTATTTCGGCGATAAGCATCGCATCACCCGTGTGGAAGCGGAGGCGCTTTTGGCCGGCATTATGCTCGACACCCGAAATTTTGTCATCCGTACCGGTGTGCGAACTTTTGAGGCGGCGGCCTATTTGCGGCGTCAGGGTGCGGATACTGTTGAGGTACGTAAGTTATTTTCCTCGTCGATGGAATTTTACCAGCGGCGGGCGCGGGTGGTTTCCTCGGCAGAAATATACCACCGCTGCGCTATCGCCACAGCGACTGCAATGAGTGAAAATATCAAGCTTGTTGCGCCACAGGCAGCTGATGAACTGTTAAATATCAGCGGTGTGGATGCATCGTTTGTACTTTATGAATATGATGATGGCATATCAATTTCTGCACGCTCAATGGGTAAGATGAACGTTCAGGTCATCATGGAGGCCCTCGGCGGCGGCGGACATCAGACTATGGCTGCGACCCAGATTCCGGACATTTCGATGGAGGACGCGCGCCAAAAGCTACTTGAAGCAATCGAGGACTACACACAGCAAAATCATATTGCCTAA
- a CDS encoding ribonuclease J, with protein MIPLGGLGEIGKNMTAIEYKNDMVIIDCGLAFPDDDMPGIDLVIPDFSYVVKNKEKVRGVFLTHGHEDHIGALSYLLKEINVPVYSARLTIGLVEGKLKEAGILNSAKLNVQKAGDVVKMGAISVEFIAVNHSIPDACGFAIFTPAGTLVHTGDFKIDYTPVDGQMIDLARFGELGRHGVLALMSDSTNAERPGMTPSERRVGESFEMLFKKAGDRRIIVASFSSNVHRIQQVIDTAVRHGRKVVVSGRSMENVTAKAMELGYLKAPKDTVIDVDHMRGIPDENVVIITTGSQGEPMSALTRMARGDHRKINVTGHDFIIISATPIPGNEKLVGKVINDLMVLGAEVIYESTMGIHVSGHACREEIRTILGLIKPKYFIPVHGEYKHLVKNRELAIEMGVKPDHIVVSETGRVIELTENSAKAVATVQSGAVMVDGSGIGDVGSIVLRDRRLLAEEGLIIAVAAIDAKTGAVISGPDIVSRGFVYVRESEELLNSAKQVCKQALSSTATNAQGGREWSNLKQAVRDQLGGFLYNKTKRRPLILPIIQEIQVP; from the coding sequence ATTATTCCGCTTGGCGGTCTGGGCGAAATCGGTAAAAATATGACGGCTATCGAATACAAAAATGATATGGTGATCATCGATTGCGGTCTAGCTTTCCCGGATGATGACATGCCGGGTATCGACCTTGTGATTCCGGATTTCTCATATGTGGTCAAAAACAAGGAAAAGGTACGTGGCGTCTTTTTGACCCACGGTCATGAGGACCATATCGGCGCCCTGAGCTACTTGTTAAAAGAGATTAACGTGCCCGTTTATTCGGCGCGGTTGACCATTGGACTGGTGGAAGGCAAACTCAAGGAAGCCGGTATCCTGAACAGCGCAAAGCTCAATGTTCAAAAGGCGGGGGATGTTGTCAAGATGGGGGCCATTTCGGTGGAGTTCATCGCGGTCAACCATTCCATTCCGGACGCCTGCGGTTTTGCGATCTTTACACCCGCCGGCACGCTTGTGCATACCGGTGACTTTAAAATCGACTACACGCCGGTTGACGGCCAAATGATTGATCTTGCGCGCTTCGGCGAGCTGGGTCGCCACGGTGTGCTTGCGCTGATGTCCGACTCGACCAACGCTGAACGCCCCGGTATGACGCCGAGCGAGCGCCGCGTGGGCGAATCGTTTGAGATGTTGTTTAAAAAGGCGGGGGACCGCCGGATTATTGTCGCTTCGTTTTCTTCTAATGTGCATCGCATCCAGCAGGTCATTGATACCGCTGTGCGTCACGGCCGTAAGGTTGTTGTTTCCGGGCGCAGCATGGAGAATGTAACGGCAAAGGCCATGGAACTGGGCTATCTTAAAGCGCCAAAGGACACGGTTATCGACGTCGACCACATGCGCGGCATTCCGGATGAAAATGTTGTCATCATCACCACCGGCAGCCAGGGCGAGCCAATGAGTGCGCTTACCCGAATGGCGCGTGGTGACCACCGTAAAATCAATGTCACAGGGCATGATTTCATCATCATCTCTGCCACGCCGATTCCTGGAAACGAAAAGCTGGTCGGCAAGGTCATCAATGACCTTATGGTGCTGGGCGCTGAAGTGATCTACGAAAGCACCATGGGCATCCATGTGTCGGGTCACGCCTGCCGTGAGGAAATTCGCACCATTTTAGGACTGATTAAGCCAAAGTATTTTATTCCGGTGCACGGTGAATACAAGCATCTGGTTAAAAATCGCGAGTTGGCTATTGAGATGGGTGTTAAACCCGATCATATCGTCGTCAGCGAAACCGGCCGCGTTATTGAGTTGACCGAGAATTCGGCCAAGGCTGTGGCGACGGTGCAATCCGGTGCCGTCATGGTCGACGGAAGCGGCATCGGTGATGTAGGCAGCATCGTGCTGCGCGACCGCAGACTCTTAGCTGAAGAGGGATTGATCATTGCTGTTGCAGCGATTGATGCTAAGACCGGCGCTGTCATTTCCGGGCCGGATATCGTCTCGCGTGGATTTGTATATGTACGTGAATCTGAGGAGCTGCTAAACAGTGCCAAGCAGGTTTGCAAGCAGGCGCTTAGCTCGACAGCTACCAACGCACAGGGCGGCAGGGAATGGTCCAATCTTAAGCAGGCGGTTCGAGATCAGCTCGGCGGCTTCCTCTATAATAAGACCAAGCGTCGGCCGCTGATTTTGCCAATTATACAGGAAATACAGGTGCCGTAG
- the rplI gene encoding 50S ribosomal protein L9, with amino-acid sequence MKVILLADVKGTGKKGELREVSDGYARNFLLPKKLAQPATPQAVGEMKAKQDSAAHHAEVERQNAEALAKKLNAMTVKVHAKAGVGGKLFGAVTTKEIADAMTEQLGTVVDKKKVSIDGDIKTYGEYEAIVKLHAGIAAKTKVIVCE; translated from the coding sequence ATGAAGGTAATTTTATTAGCGGATGTTAAGGGAACCGGTAAAAAGGGAGAACTTCGCGAGGTTTCGGATGGGTATGCTCGCAACTTTTTGCTACCTAAAAAGCTGGCGCAACCCGCTACCCCCCAGGCGGTGGGTGAAATGAAGGCCAAGCAGGATTCTGCAGCTCATCACGCGGAGGTTGAGCGTCAGAATGCTGAGGCGCTGGCCAAGAAGCTCAACGCCATGACTGTTAAGGTACACGCAAAGGCGGGCGTAGGCGGCAAGCTGTTCGGCGCTGTTACTACCAAGGAAATTGCAGATGCCATGACCGAGCAGCTCGGTACGGTGGTTGATAAGAAAAAGGTTTCGATCGACGGGGACATCAAGACCTACGGAGAGTATGAAGCGATTGTCAAGCTGCATGCGGGCATCGCGGCAAAAACAAAAGTTATTGTTTGTGAGTAG